Proteins found in one Lycium ferocissimum isolate CSIRO_LF1 chromosome 6, AGI_CSIRO_Lferr_CH_V1, whole genome shotgun sequence genomic segment:
- the LOC132060029 gene encoding uncharacterized protein At2g39795, mitochondrial: protein MRKVPAVLRQARKAIFGDLDLLKVLQSEINHELSLKPFQQNDESRSFGDFFVDWDSPQSQDVVLRRRCKSGEEVAVSALLGAEGSNENVKFPREAFMKVGVKKPGLRSILQFDCVATAQIGDDCSFEIHNVNYIPSSELDSSARKGPSVSFFSALDQTLQEELYKYLEARGVGLSFAHSLLLHLHKKEQGQYVDWLHKLQAIVTPSE from the exons ATGAGGAAAGTGCCAGCCGTATTGAGGCAAGCTCGTAAAGCTATTTTTGGAGATTTGGATTTGCTTAAAGTATTACAATCTGAAATCAACCATGAACTCTCCCTTAAACCTTTTCAG CAGAATGATGAAAGTAGAAGCTTTGGAGATTTTTTCGTAGACTGGGATTCACCACAATCCCAAGACGTAGTTCTACGCAGGAGATGCAAGTCAGGGGAGGAAGTTGCTGTTTCTGCTTTATTGGGTGCTGAGGGCTCTAATGAAAATGTTAAATTTCCCAGGGAAGCTTTTATGAAAGTAGGCGTGAAGAAGCCCGGCTTGAGATCCATCCTACAGTTTGATTGTGTGGCAACTGCACAAATTGGTGATGACTGTAGCTTTGAGATTCATAATGTGAACTACATTCCATCATCCGAACTGGATTCTTCAGCCCGCAAAGGTCCCTCGGTCAG TTTTTTCAGTGCATTAGATCAGACTCTTCAAGAAGAGCTCTACAAATATCTAGAAGCAAGAGGAGTTGGTCTAAGTTTCGCGCATTCGCTCTTACTCCACCTACACAAGAAGGAGCAAGGTCAATATGTCGACTGGTTGCACAAATTGCAAGCTATTGTAACACCAAGTGAATGA
- the LOC132060030 gene encoding nuclear pore complex protein NUP93A has translation MAKDIEMSGWSELLHSSSKLLEQAAPSTQFPPLQRNFDQLEALTKKLKAKTLRTEAPTQSIAATRLLAREGINAEQLARDLKSFELKTTFEDVFPAEATTVEEYLQQIHEMAMVSAVQEAQKDNLKNFNDYMMKVLENDWKKEKRDFLQSLSRVSTLPRINISESSPLGGRQGQIASLTYSPQVSSGPAGVEPLALANRPIVEKKAAAYGEVVKNLTSARERGLPFKPATAFNRALESLGLTASGGKSVGIQKIWHLMSALTGEDSAVQHNVSKKMSLVIGARRHLEWGHEKYIMETIQAHPAQAALGGAVGNLQKIRAFLRIRLRDYGVLDFDTVDARRQPPVDTTWQQIYFCMRTGYYNEAREIAQQSRMSHQFAPLLTEWMSTGGMVSAEMAAVASEECEKMFRLGDRGGRPTYDKKKLLLYTIISGSRRQIDRFLREFPTLFSTIEDFLWFQLSAVRESPGRSSVVLNEGLAPYTLDDLQAYLNKFEPSHYTKNGKDPLVYPYVLLLSIQLLPAVLYLSKDMGDEGYNVDAVHMSIVLADYGILSEGTGVGQKFGVMDAFAEASSIIRQYGSFYLRHGDLLMALEYYVQAAAAVGGGQLSWSGRGNMDQQRQRSSMLKQLLTELLSRDGGIDILLGPRGTGEEGQLGRFLTDEKTRQHFLLEAARQYQDAGLYDKSIEIQKRVGAFSAALDTINKCLSDAICALARGRLDGESRTSGLILSGNEILEMFKYYPEISPQERENVLAQQIVLRQLEAVLSIHKLARLGNHLDAIKEVAKLPFLPLDPRTPDFATDVFQNLSHHVQACVPDLLKVALHCLDNVRDTDGSLRALRAKIANFLASNLNQNWPRDLYDKVARSL, from the exons ATGGCGAAGGATATAGAGATGAGTGGATGGAGTGAACTTCTACACTCTTCTTCGAAGCTTCTAGAACAAGCTGCTCCTTCTACTCAGTTCCCTCCTCTTCAG AGGAATTTTGATCAATTGGAAGCATTAACGAAGAAATTGAAGGCAAAAACTTTAAGAACTGAAGCTCCAACTCAATCTATTGCAGCTACCAG GCTACTAGCTCGTGAGGGCATCAATGCGGAGCAGCTTGCCCGTGATCTTAAGTCTTTTGAGTTAAAG ACAACCTTTGAAGATGTTTTTCCTGCAGAGGCAACAACTGTTGAAGAGTATTTGCAACag ATCCATGAAATGGCAATGGTCTCTGCGGTTCAAGAAGCTCAGAAGGATAACCTAAAAAATTTCAATGATTACATGATGAAAGTTTTGGAG AACGactggaagaaagaaaaaagagactTCCTCCAGAGCCTAAGCCGAGTTTCAACCTTACCTAGGATAAATATCAGTGAATCAAGCCCTTTAGGTGGTCGGCAGGGACAAATAGCATCTTTGACATACAGCCCTCAGGTTTCGTCTGGTCCAGCTGGCGTGGAGCCTTTAGCATTAGCTAATAGGCCCATCGTTGAGAAAAAGGCTGCTGCATATGGAGAAGTTGTCAAGAATCTTACTAGTGCAAGAGAACGTGGTTTACCCTTTAAA CCTGCTACAGCTTTTAATCGTGCTCTTGAAAGTTTGGGTCTTACTGCATCTGGTGGGAAGTCAGTTGGCATTCAGAAGATCTGGCATCTAATGTCG GCTCTGACTGGTGAAGATTCAGCTGTCCAACACAATGTTTCAAAGAAAATGTCTTTAGTAATTGGAGCTAGACGCCACCTTGAATGGGGTCACGAGAAGTACATCATGGAGACAATTCAAGCCCATCCTGCCCAG GCCGCACTTGGTGGTGCTGTTGGTAATTTGCAGAAAATCCGCGCCTTTCTCAGG ATCCGTCTAAGGGACTATGGGGTTCTTGATTTTGATACGGTTGATGCCCGTAGACAGCCTCCCGTTGATACCACCTGGCAACAG ATATACTTTTGCATGAGAACTGGCTACTACAATGAAGCAAGAGAGATTGCCCAACAATCTCGCATGTCCCACCAGTTTGCTCCGCTG CTTACAGAGTGGATGTCGACTGGAGGCATGGTATCAGCAGAGATGGCGGCAGTTGCTTCAGAAGAATGTGAGAAGATGTTTAGGTTGGGTGATCGAGGAGGTCGACCCACATATGATAAGAAAAAATTGCTACTCTACACCATAATTTCTGGTTCTCGCAGGCAAATTGACAGATTTCTTCGAGAATTCCCTACACTTTTCTCTACTATAGAGGATTTCTTGTGGTTCCAATTATCTGCTGTGCGGGAGTCTCCTGGCAGATCTTCTGTTGTCCTAAATGAGGGGTTGGCACCCTACACTTTGGATGATTTGCAAGCTTACCTAAACAAGTTTGAGCCATCTCACTATACTAAGAATGGAAAGGATCCTTTGGTTTATCCATATGTTTTACTTTTAAGCATCCAGCTTCTTCCAGCCGTCTTATATTTGTCCAAGGACATGGGTGACGAAGGATATAATGTAGATGCTGTTCATATGTCTATTGTCTTAGCGGACTATGGGATCCTCTCCGAAGGTACAGGAGTAGGGCAAAAATTTGGGGTCATGGATGCTTTTGCTGAAGCCTCTAGCATAATTAGGCAGTATGGATCATTTTATCTGCGTCATGGTGATCTGTTAATGGCATTGGAGTACTATGTGCAAGCTGCAGCAGCAGTTGGTGGCGGGCAGTTGTCGTGGAGTGGACGTGGTAATATGGATCAGCAAAGGCAAAGGAGCTCAATGTTGAAACAACTTCTTACAGAGCTTTTGTCCCGAGATGGTGGTATTGATATTTTACTTGGTCCAAGGGGTACTGGAGAAGAAGGCCAACTTGGGAGGTTTTTGACTGATGAAAAGACAAGACAACATTTTCTGCTTGAAGCTGCTCGGCAGTATCAGGATGCGGGGCTTTATGACAAg TCCATCGAGATTCAGAAGAGAGTGGGGGCATTTTCAGCTGCATTGGATACGATCAACAAGTGCCTTTCTGATGCAATATGTGCCTTGGCGCGTGGAAGGTTGGATGGGGAGAGCCGTACTTCTGGGCTCATTCTTTCAGGAAATGAGATCCTGGAGATGTTCAAATATTACCCTGAGATCAG TCcccaagagagagaaaatgtGTTGGCGCAGCAAATTGTTCTAAGACAGCTGGAGGCTGTGCTATCCATTCATAAGCTTGCAAGACTTGGTAATCACTTGGATGCTATAAAGGAAGTGGCGAAGCTCCCATTCCTTCCTTTGGATCCAAGGACGCCAGATTTCGCCACGGATGTCTTTCAAAATTTGTCTCATCATGTCCAAGCTTGTGTACCAGACCTCCTAAAAGTTGCGCTTCATTGTCTGGACAATGTTAGAGATACTGATGGGTCACTTCGTGCTTTAAGGGCCAAG